GAGATGAGCCCTGGCGCGCTTACGCGTCCCCTGACGGCACAAAGATGGTTGTGCCGAATAACGGAGATCACACCATTTCTGTCATTGATGTAAAGACAAATAAAGTAATCGCCACTTTTCGTGGAGACGAAGATATGACGGGAGTTAATTTTTTACATAACGGCAAGAAGGCATACGTCATCAGCCGTGGCGACAGCGCTTTGCGGGTGATCAATCTTGAAAAGATGAAGGAGGTTAAACGGATCAAACTGCCGGAAGGTTCCAGTCTGGAAACTGCTTCGACAACTCCGGACGGGAAGAAGGTATATCTCGCAGCATCCAGAAGAAATTCGGTTTATGTTTTTGACGGAACGACAGACCGCTATAAAGAAATACCAAACGTAGGGTATTCGCCATGGGCTGTTTCCATTATCGGCGGGGCAAACTACTGCCATTAATAGAAAACAGCTTATTCATGATATCTCACAAGGAGCAAAGAAAAAAACGGAAAGTGTTTCTTTGCTCCTTGTTTTTCTCCCGGTATTCTTCCAGGTAATTTAATTATGATGAAAATCCTAGTAAACAAGTGTTTTTTCCTGATTCTTTTGTTTCTCTTGAACCCGTTCACTTTTCCGCATCCTGTATTTTCACATCAACTGGGAAACGCTCTTGTAAGGCCGATTCAGACAAGGATGGTTAAATACGAGAACGGATACAAATCCACTTTTTCTTATTATCCCGTTGGACATACCGGCGTCTATGATTTTTCCGTCCGAGTGGAAAATCTTACTTCTGGTGTTTATTACAAAGAAGATCTCCAAGTTCACATCATTGATCAACAGGGAATAGAATGTGTTCACTATAGACCATTCTTATTTGATAAACATATTTACAAGATGAGACATGCGTTGAATAAGGGGCTCCAATATAGTTTTATCATACAATTCAAAATAGAAGATAAACTACAGACAATTGAATTTCCTTTTGAAACACAGGAAATGCGTTTTGATGACCTGTGTCAGTGGTGTGGCATGCGGATAACAAATTCAAAAACGGAATATTTTTTAAGGCTAAGCACGGGAGAAGAAAAGAAGGCGTGTTGTGTTCATTGTGCTATTAACTATAAAAACAAATTCAATGATAAACTGGCATCTATGGAAACCCTGGATTATGTAACAAGCGCAAGAGTTGACGGCACAAAGGCATGGTTTGTAAAAAATTCCAATGTGACGCTTGAAAACTCAATGCCTCCCTATATTCTTGCATTTGCTTCAATAAATTCAGCAAAGCTTTTTCGGGACAAATGTCAGGGAAATATTATTGACTATATGGAGCTCACCAATGAAATTATGGAAAAAGAGGACACGGGTCTTCTCTCTGCAGATAATGAAGAAGCGCTTTTGATAAAAAAACTCATCACTACGATCAAAAAAAATTATTATCGCGAGGTTGAAGAGACTGAACTGATGAAACTATCCACGAAAGGGATCATGTCCTCACTGGACAAAGATAGTTCACTGAAAATAATACAACCATCCTCTCTCGACTTTATCAGGGGGTTTGAGAGGGATGAGACGATAACCGGCGTCCGGGTCATTCGTGATGCTATTGGATATATTAAAATAGATTACTTTGGGAGAAGAACAAAAGAAGATTTTTTCATGGCGATGCAATCTATGAAAGAAAAAAATATTAAGGGATTAATCATAGACCTCAGAGACAATCCGGGAGGAAGTTTAAAAGAAGCAACTCAGATCATGCAACATTTTGTGCCAGACGGAAAATTGTTGGCGTCTTTTCAAGGCAAGGACCAAAATACGAGGTATTTTTCTCGGGCTGGTGAGAAATGGAAGCGCCCCCTGGTTCTTCTGGTAAATAACCATACGGCAAGCAGTGCGGAGGCATTTGCGGCAACATTACAGCGTTACAAAAAGGCAACCCTTGTAGGAACAAACAGCTACGGAAAAGGAACTATCCAAAAAATATTCCCCTTGGATTACAAGCGCTCCCTGATCCTTACAATCGGCAGGTATTATCTCGCCGACGGAATCACGATAGAAGAATCAGGCATACAATCTGATTACGTTGTCGAAGGAAATAATGAGCAGATGAAATGCGCCATACACCTTATAGAACAACTCTGCTCTATTACAGCCAAAAACTGATTTGACACCTTAAAAACTGATCAGATTATAAAACTCCATACAAACCCCATATTTTCATCGCTCAAAATGGCAGGAACACTTGACGCCTTGCGCCTTTCGGAATGACTCGCGACCTTCCTTAAAAGAAAGGGCGGCAATGATCATCGTACCAACGGCATCCATGCCACCGATACCGGTAAATTCATAACCGACACTCGTTAAGAGAAGAACTACCGATAGGCACAAACAGGCCTTTGTACAGTTTGCGTCAGCCAATATGGCCTGAGAATTGAGACGGTTTCCTACCTTGATCTTATAATGAATGAGCGTCCACATGGAAAGGATTGACACCAGGGCCACAACAATGCCCCAGAAGGTTGTTTCCGGCTTATGCCCCTTGAAAATACTTATCGCAGAAGTAACCACCAGGCCAAATACAAGAATATAGAATGCTGTTCCGGTAATCCTTAGGGCCTGCAGCTCAAATCGAGAGGCATCTGCTTCTCCCTTTTTCATGAAACGGCGCACCATATGCCACACGCCAACTCCAGAAATAACCTCTACGAATGAATCTATCCCAAATCCAAAAAGGGAAAGCGCCTCGTCCTTCATACCAAATAAAACGGACACTATCCCTTCAGCAACATTATACAGAATCGTAATGAGCGCGAGAGTCAATGCCCATTGATAAAGATGTGCTTTCTTTGTGTATTCAGCAGATGAAATAACAACCATATCTATAATTTCAGTTTTTAATCCTATAACATTCTTGACTTTTTACGAAAAAGAATTAGTATAACACTAAATTATGAATAAAATTTCTTGAAATATCAGTTAGACCCCGAATCACCATCACCAAACAGTGGATAAAGTATCATTTGGAAAGTACACAGTCCAGGAAAAAGAGTTTAGATTCTGGAACAGCAACTTATTAGCTTGTTTTGGAAATTGTAAATTGTATTTTATTTGAAACTCCTGTCTGGGTTATATTTTTCCAGACTACCTGTCTCATAAAAACGATATAAACATGCGATATAATAGACAATCCTTTGGAATAAATATTGGAAATAAGTGGACACGCGCAGTTATGATTCTCATCATTGCCAACGCTAGCGTGTTCATGGTTCAGTTGTTGTTTTCAACGATAAGCTCTCAATGGAGCCCGCAGCCAATAGATAACTTCACGGGAAGGTCCATACTCCCCTGGCACTACCCTGCTTCTGACAAATTTACCAAGTTGTTCTGGCTTTTTCCTCCTGACACACTGGGGCATTTATGGTTATGGCAGTATGTTTCGTACATGTTTTTACACAGCACTACAGATCCATGGCACCTGATCTTTAATATGCTCGTGCTTTGGATGTTTGGAAGTGAAGTTGAACGGGCACTCGGTTCCAGGAAATTTTTGGTGCTCTATTTTACCGCCGGGATCTTTGCCGGAATATGTTGCTGTATCTTTACCCCACGTACTCCTATCGTGGGCGCATCAGGGGCGATTTTTGCTATTGAAGTGGCGTTTGCCATGTATTTTCCTAACAGTACCGTTATTTTCTATTTTTTCCCCATACGGGCAAAATATCTGGTTATGATATTTGCCGGCATCACAATCTTTAACTGTATTACTCCCAGAGGTGGCAATATTGCACACTTTGCGCACTTAGGTGGACTTATCTACGGATTTCTCTTTATCAGGTATTCTTCCCGGGTGGAAAGATTTTTAGAAAGCTGGTATCATCTCCAATGTGAGAAGGAACGCACGAAGGATCAGGAATTGCGAGCAAAAGTAGATGAAATTCTTGACAAGGTGAATCGAGAAGGACTGAACAATCTGACATGGAAAGAAAGAAATCTGCTTAAAACCGCCAGTAAGAGATATAAAAAAAATAAGCATTGAATACATTACATTTTTACTACAGGAACAGAAGATGGTTACCATTGCAGTAAGCGGCGCATGTGGCAGGATGGGTGCAAGGATTTCTGCCCTTGTCATGGAAGATCCGGAATCGATCCTGGTGGCAGCTTTAGAAAGGCCTGGTCATCCCTTCATGGGAAAAGACGTTGGTTCTGTTGCCGGATGCGGACAAACCAACATTACTATCGCTTCATCATTGGATACAGACGCAGACGTGTTGATCGATTTTTCTTCTCCAGAATCTGCGGTAGCAATTGCCGAAGTTTGTGCAGAGAAACAGATTGCGCTTGTAGTAGGCACAACGGGTTTTAATGCAATTCAATATGATACCTTTCGGTACATATCCCAAAAAATACCCTGTCTCATATCACCAAATATGAGTATTGGCGTAAATATTATGTTCGATATCGTAGCTCAGATGACGGAAAAATTGGGGAAAAATTTTGACATAGAAATAATGGAAACACACCATAGATTTAAAAAGGATGCGCCCAGCGGTACAGCCTTGAGACTGGCGGAAAAAATCTGCGAAGTAAAGGGCCAAAAACTGGATAAAGACGTTGTCTATGGACGACAGGGAATCACGGGAGAACGTCCGGCAAACCAGATATGTATACATGCAATTCGAACAGGAGACGTTATCGGTGATCACACTGTGGTCTTTGGCGCCTTGGGA
The DNA window shown above is from Candidatus Brocadiaceae bacterium and carries:
- the dapB gene encoding 4-hydroxy-tetrahydrodipicolinate reductase, with product MVTIAVSGACGRMGARISALVMEDPESILVAALERPGHPFMGKDVGSVAGCGQTNITIASSLDTDADVLIDFSSPESAVAIAEVCAEKQIALVVGTTGFNAIQYDTFRYISQKIPCLISPNMSIGVNIMFDIVAQMTEKLGKNFDIEIMETHHRFKKDAPSGTALRLAEKICEVKGQKLDKDVVYGRQGITGERPANQICIHAIRTGDVIGDHTVVFGALGERLEITHKAHTRDTFVRGAIHAAKHIAGKSPGMYRLSDVL
- a CDS encoding cation transporter, whose protein sequence is MVVISSAEYTKKAHLYQWALTLALITILYNVAEGIVSVLFGMKDEALSLFGFGIDSFVEVISGVGVWHMVRRFMKKGEADASRFELQALRITGTAFYILVFGLVVTSAISIFKGHKPETTFWGIVVALVSILSMWTLIHYKIKVGNRLNSQAILADANCTKACLCLSVVLLLTSVGYEFTGIGGMDAVGTMIIAALSFKEGRESFRKAQGVKCSCHFER
- a CDS encoding rhomboid family intramembrane serine protease, whose product is MRYNRQSFGINIGNKWTRAVMILIIANASVFMVQLLFSTISSQWSPQPIDNFTGRSILPWHYPASDKFTKLFWLFPPDTLGHLWLWQYVSYMFLHSTTDPWHLIFNMLVLWMFGSEVERALGSRKFLVLYFTAGIFAGICCCIFTPRTPIVGASGAIFAIEVAFAMYFPNSTVIFYFFPIRAKYLVMIFAGITIFNCITPRGGNIAHFAHLGGLIYGFLFIRYSSRVERFLESWYHLQCEKERTKDQELRAKVDEILDKVNREGLNNLTWKERNLLKTASKRYKKNKH
- a CDS encoding S41 family peptidase, producing the protein MMKILVNKCFFLILLFLLNPFTFPHPVFSHQLGNALVRPIQTRMVKYENGYKSTFSYYPVGHTGVYDFSVRVENLTSGVYYKEDLQVHIIDQQGIECVHYRPFLFDKHIYKMRHALNKGLQYSFIIQFKIEDKLQTIEFPFETQEMRFDDLCQWCGMRITNSKTEYFLRLSTGEEKKACCVHCAINYKNKFNDKLASMETLDYVTSARVDGTKAWFVKNSNVTLENSMPPYILAFASINSAKLFRDKCQGNIIDYMELTNEIMEKEDTGLLSADNEEALLIKKLITTIKKNYYREVEETELMKLSTKGIMSSLDKDSSLKIIQPSSLDFIRGFERDETITGVRVIRDAIGYIKIDYFGRRTKEDFFMAMQSMKEKNIKGLIIDLRDNPGGSLKEATQIMQHFVPDGKLLASFQGKDQNTRYFSRAGEKWKRPLVLLVNNHTASSAEAFAATLQRYKKATLVGTNSYGKGTIQKIFPLDYKRSLILTIGRYYLADGITIEESGIQSDYVVEGNNEQMKCAIHLIEQLCSITAKN